In a genomic window of Acipenser ruthenus chromosome 41, fAciRut3.2 maternal haplotype, whole genome shotgun sequence:
- the LOC117434113 gene encoding zinc finger protein 664-like isoform X5: MDSVEMESVQIKEEFPELELVPFTVEFSGLASLPIKQELCEMQCDSSQPEVSEIKAEHNELEIPQTEEPLPVKQEEVLETVLIKREAPEVGFEHMEPGKEESEDFKPNIPELEPVRLRECSVVLERICVREQGAREEGSPNSTQGGGKEDGRSHSECSLAGSSPAAKARAGAGEYPDCGKGFTQLGHYKTQQRTHTGEKPYRCTRCRKSFSHSGTLKAHQRIHNKPYRCSDCGKSFSRVDHLVSHQRTHTGEKPYHCSDCGKSFRWVHHFKTHQRIHTGEKPYHCTTCRKSFNSPGDLKTHQRTHTGEKPYRCSDCGKSFSYLGNLKVHQRSHTGEKPYRCSDCGKRFSHSGDMKKHQRTHTGEKPYRCSYCGKRFSQSGILETHQRSHTGEKPYRCSDCGKRFSQSGDLKTHQRTHTGEKPYCCSDCGKRFSRSGHLVSHQRTHKKS, from the exons atggacagtgtggagatggagtctgtccagattaaagaggagttccctgaacttgaacttgtcccctttacagtggagttctctgggctggcttccctccccattaaacaggagctctgtgagatgcaatgtgacagcagccagccagaggtctctgagattaaagcagagcacaatgaattggagattccccagacagaagaaccccttcctgtgaaacaagaagaggtgctggaaactgtccttaTTAAACGGGAGGCCCCTGAAGTAGGGTTTGaacacatggaaccagggaaggaagaatccgaggacttcaaaccaaacatccctgagctggagcctgtacgcctgcgggagtgtagcgtggtgctggagagaatctgcgtgagagagcaaggcgctagggaggaaggctctcccaacagcacgcaaggaggtggaaaggaagacgggcgctcccattcagaatgcagtctagcag gttccagtccagcagctaaagcgagggcgggcgctggagaatatcctgactgtgggaaaggtttcacccagttagggcATTATAAAACACAAcagagaactcacacaggagagaaaccatatcgctgcaCTCGCTGcaggaagagtttcagtcactcagGAACTTTGAAagcacaccagagaattcacaataaaccgtatcgctgctctgactgtgggaagagtttcagtagggtagaccaccttgtttcacaccagcgaactcacacaggagagaaaccttatcactgctctgactgtgggaagagtttccgttgGGTACACCactttaaaacacaccagcgaattcacacaggagagaaaccgtatcactgcactACATGCAGGAAGAGTTTCAATAGCCCAGgagacctgaaaacacaccagcgaactcacacaggagagaaaccgtatcgctgctctgactgtgggaagagttttagttaTTTAGGAAACTTGAAAGTACACCAGCGatctcacacaggagagaaaccgtatcgctgctctgactgtgggaagaggttcagtcactcgggagacatgaaaaaacaccagcgaactcacacaggagagaaaccgtatcgctgctcttactgtgggaagaggttcagtcagtCAGGCATCCTTGAAACACACCAGCGatctcacacaggagagaaaccgtatcgctgctctgactgtgggaagaggttcagtcagtcaggagacctgaaaacacaccagcgaactcacacaggagagaaaccgtattgctgctctgactgtgggaagaggttcagtcggtcaggacaccttgtttcacaccagcgaactcacaagAAATCGTAA
- the LOC117434113 gene encoding zinc finger protein 883-like isoform X3 yields the protein MLSVPAQLDAASFESLFPARDANFNSTTFILHSSNRTLQQLLNRIPCAAMDSVEMESVQIKEEFPELELVPFTVEFSGLASLPIKQELCEMQCDSSQPEVSEIKAEHNELEIPQTEEPLPVKQEEVLETVLIKREAPEVGFEHMEPGKEESEDFKPNIPELEPVRLRECSVVLERICVREQGAREEGSPNSTQGGGKEDGRSHSECSLAGSSPAAKARAGAGEYPDCGKGFTQLGHYKTQQRTHTGEKPYRCTRCRKSFSHSGTLKAHQRIHNKPYRCSDCGKSFSRVDHLVSHQRTHTGEKPYHCSDCGKSFRWVHHFKTHQRIHTGEKPYHCTTCRKSFNSPGDLKTHQRTHTGEKPYRCSDCGKSFSYLGNLKVHQRSHTGEKPYRCSDCGKRFSHSGDMKKHQRTHTGEKPYRCSYCGKRFSQSGILETHQRSHTGEKPYRCSDCGKRFSQSGDLKTHQRTHTGEKPYCCSDCGKRFSRSGHLVSHQRTHKKS from the exons ATGCTTTCTGTACCAGCACAG CTCGACGCTGCGTCCTTCGAAAGCCTCTTCCCAGCCAGAGACGCCAACTTCAACTCGACAACTTTCATCCTTCATTCTTCAAACCGGACTCTACAG cagctgctaaacagaatcccgtgtgctgccatggacagtgtggagatggagtctgtccagattaaagaggagttccctgaacttgaacttgtcccctttacagtggagttctctgggctggcttccctccccattaaacaggagctctgtgagatgcaatgtgacagcagccagccagaggtctctgagattaaagcagagcacaatgaattggagattccccagacagaagaaccccttcctgtgaaacaagaagaggtgctggaaactgtccttaTTAAACGGGAGGCCCCTGAAGTAGGGTTTGaacacatggaaccagggaaggaagaatccgaggacttcaaaccaaacatccctgagctggagcctgtacgcctgcgggagtgtagcgtggtgctggagagaatctgcgtgagagagcaaggcgctagggaggaaggctctcccaacagcacgcaaggaggtggaaaggaagacgggcgctcccattcagaatgcagtctagcag gttccagtccagcagctaaagcgagggcgggcgctggagaatatcctgactgtgggaaaggtttcacccagttagggcATTATAAAACACAAcagagaactcacacaggagagaaaccatatcgctgcaCTCGCTGcaggaagagtttcagtcactcagGAACTTTGAAagcacaccagagaattcacaataaaccgtatcgctgctctgactgtgggaagagtttcagtagggtagaccaccttgtttcacaccagcgaactcacacaggagagaaaccttatcactgctctgactgtgggaagagtttccgttgGGTACACCactttaaaacacaccagcgaattcacacaggagagaaaccgtatcactgcactACATGCAGGAAGAGTTTCAATAGCCCAGgagacctgaaaacacaccagcgaactcacacaggagagaaaccgtatcgctgctctgactgtgggaagagttttagttaTTTAGGAAACTTGAAAGTACACCAGCGatctcacacaggagagaaaccgtatcgctgctctgactgtgggaagaggttcagtcactcgggagacatgaaaaaacaccagcgaactcacacaggagagaaaccgtatcgctgctcttactgtgggaagaggttcagtcagtCAGGCATCCTTGAAACACACCAGCGatctcacacaggagagaaaccgtatcgctgctctgactgtgggaagaggttcagtcagtcaggagacctgaaaacacaccagcgaactcacacaggagagaaaccgtattgctgctctgactgtgggaagaggttcagtcggtcaggacaccttgtttcacaccagcgaactcacaagAAATCGTAA
- the LOC117434113 gene encoding zinc finger protein 883-like isoform X2, translating to MHQVTLKKLDAASFESLFPARDANFNSTTFILHSSNRTLQLLNRIPCAAMDSVEMESVQIKEEFPELELVPFTVEFSGLASLPIKQELCEMQCDSSQPEVSEIKAEHNELEIPQTEEPLPVKQEEVLETVLIKREAPEVGFEHMEPGKEESEDFKPNIPELEPVRLRECSVVLERICVREQGAREEGSPNSTQGGGKEDGRSHSECSLAGSSPAAKARAGAGEYPDCGKGFTQLGHYKTQQRTHTGEKPYRCTRCRKSFSHSGTLKAHQRIHNKPYRCSDCGKSFSRVDHLVSHQRTHTGEKPYHCSDCGKSFRWVHHFKTHQRIHTGEKPYHCTTCRKSFNSPGDLKTHQRTHTGEKPYRCSDCGKSFSYLGNLKVHQRSHTGEKPYRCSDCGKRFSHSGDMKKHQRTHTGEKPYRCSYCGKRFSQSGILETHQRSHTGEKPYRCSDCGKRFSQSGDLKTHQRTHTGEKPYCCSDCGKRFSRSGHLVSHQRTHKKS from the exons ATGCACCAGGTGACGTTAAAAAAA CTCGACGCTGCGTCCTTCGAAAGCCTCTTCCCAGCCAGAGACGCCAACTTCAACTCGACAACTTTCATCCTTCATTCTTCAAACCGGACTCTACAG ctgctaaacagaatcccgtgtgctgccatggacagtgtggagatggagtctgtccagattaaagaggagttccctgaacttgaacttgtcccctttacagtggagttctctgggctggcttccctccccattaaacaggagctctgtgagatgcaatgtgacagcagccagccagaggtctctgagattaaagcagagcacaatgaattggagattccccagacagaagaaccccttcctgtgaaacaagaagaggtgctggaaactgtccttaTTAAACGGGAGGCCCCTGAAGTAGGGTTTGaacacatggaaccagggaaggaagaatccgaggacttcaaaccaaacatccctgagctggagcctgtacgcctgcgggagtgtagcgtggtgctggagagaatctgcgtgagagagcaaggcgctagggaggaaggctctcccaacagcacgcaaggaggtggaaaggaagacgggcgctcccattcagaatgcagtctagcag gttccagtccagcagctaaagcgagggcgggcgctggagaatatcctgactgtgggaaaggtttcacccagttagggcATTATAAAACACAAcagagaactcacacaggagagaaaccatatcgctgcaCTCGCTGcaggaagagtttcagtcactcagGAACTTTGAAagcacaccagagaattcacaataaaccgtatcgctgctctgactgtgggaagagtttcagtagggtagaccaccttgtttcacaccagcgaactcacacaggagagaaaccttatcactgctctgactgtgggaagagtttccgttgGGTACACCactttaaaacacaccagcgaattcacacaggagagaaaccgtatcactgcactACATGCAGGAAGAGTTTCAATAGCCCAGgagacctgaaaacacaccagcgaactcacacaggagagaaaccgtatcgctgctctgactgtgggaagagttttagttaTTTAGGAAACTTGAAAGTACACCAGCGatctcacacaggagagaaaccgtatcgctgctctgactgtgggaagaggttcagtcactcgggagacatgaaaaaacaccagcgaactcacacaggagagaaaccgtatcgctgctcttactgtgggaagaggttcagtcagtCAGGCATCCTTGAAACACACCAGCGatctcacacaggagagaaaccgtatcgctgctctgactgtgggaagaggttcagtcagtcaggagacctgaaaacacaccagcgaactcacacaggagagaaaccgtattgctgctctgactgtgggaagaggttcagtcggtcaggacaccttgtttcacaccagcgaactcacaagAAATCGTAA
- the LOC117434113 gene encoding zinc finger protein 664-like isoform X4, protein MHQVTLKKQLLNRIPCAAMDSVEMESVQIKEEFPELELVPFTVEFSGLASLPIKQELCEMQCDSSQPEVSEIKAEHNELEIPQTEEPLPVKQEEVLETVLIKREAPEVGFEHMEPGKEESEDFKPNIPELEPVRLRECSVVLERICVREQGAREEGSPNSTQGGGKEDGRSHSECSLAGSSPAAKARAGAGEYPDCGKGFTQLGHYKTQQRTHTGEKPYRCTRCRKSFSHSGTLKAHQRIHNKPYRCSDCGKSFSRVDHLVSHQRTHTGEKPYHCSDCGKSFRWVHHFKTHQRIHTGEKPYHCTTCRKSFNSPGDLKTHQRTHTGEKPYRCSDCGKSFSYLGNLKVHQRSHTGEKPYRCSDCGKRFSHSGDMKKHQRTHTGEKPYRCSYCGKRFSQSGILETHQRSHTGEKPYRCSDCGKRFSQSGDLKTHQRTHTGEKPYCCSDCGKRFSRSGHLVSHQRTHKKS, encoded by the exons ATGCACCAGGTGACGTTAAAAAAA cagctgctaaacagaatcccgtgtgctgccatggacagtgtggagatggagtctgtccagattaaagaggagttccctgaacttgaacttgtcccctttacagtggagttctctgggctggcttccctccccattaaacaggagctctgtgagatgcaatgtgacagcagccagccagaggtctctgagattaaagcagagcacaatgaattggagattccccagacagaagaaccccttcctgtgaaacaagaagaggtgctggaaactgtccttaTTAAACGGGAGGCCCCTGAAGTAGGGTTTGaacacatggaaccagggaaggaagaatccgaggacttcaaaccaaacatccctgagctggagcctgtacgcctgcgggagtgtagcgtggtgctggagagaatctgcgtgagagagcaaggcgctagggaggaaggctctcccaacagcacgcaaggaggtggaaaggaagacgggcgctcccattcagaatgcagtctagcag gttccagtccagcagctaaagcgagggcgggcgctggagaatatcctgactgtgggaaaggtttcacccagttagggcATTATAAAACACAAcagagaactcacacaggagagaaaccatatcgctgcaCTCGCTGcaggaagagtttcagtcactcagGAACTTTGAAagcacaccagagaattcacaataaaccgtatcgctgctctgactgtgggaagagtttcagtagggtagaccaccttgtttcacaccagcgaactcacacaggagagaaaccttatcactgctctgactgtgggaagagtttccgttgGGTACACCactttaaaacacaccagcgaattcacacaggagagaaaccgtatcactgcactACATGCAGGAAGAGTTTCAATAGCCCAGgagacctgaaaacacaccagcgaactcacacaggagagaaaccgtatcgctgctctgactgtgggaagagttttagttaTTTAGGAAACTTGAAAGTACACCAGCGatctcacacaggagagaaaccgtatcgctgctctgactgtgggaagaggttcagtcactcgggagacatgaaaaaacaccagcgaactcacacaggagagaaaccgtatcgctgctcttactgtgggaagaggttcagtcagtCAGGCATCCTTGAAACACACCAGCGatctcacacaggagagaaaccgtatcgctgctctgactgtgggaagaggttcagtcagtcaggagacctgaaaacacaccagcgaactcacacaggagagaaaccgtattgctgctctgactgtgggaagaggttcagtcggtcaggacaccttgtttcacaccagcgaactcacaagAAATCGTAA
- the LOC117434113 gene encoding zinc finger protein 883-like isoform X1, translated as MHQVTLKKLDAASFESLFPARDANFNSTTFILHSSNRTLQQLLNRIPCAAMDSVEMESVQIKEEFPELELVPFTVEFSGLASLPIKQELCEMQCDSSQPEVSEIKAEHNELEIPQTEEPLPVKQEEVLETVLIKREAPEVGFEHMEPGKEESEDFKPNIPELEPVRLRECSVVLERICVREQGAREEGSPNSTQGGGKEDGRSHSECSLAGSSPAAKARAGAGEYPDCGKGFTQLGHYKTQQRTHTGEKPYRCTRCRKSFSHSGTLKAHQRIHNKPYRCSDCGKSFSRVDHLVSHQRTHTGEKPYHCSDCGKSFRWVHHFKTHQRIHTGEKPYHCTTCRKSFNSPGDLKTHQRTHTGEKPYRCSDCGKSFSYLGNLKVHQRSHTGEKPYRCSDCGKRFSHSGDMKKHQRTHTGEKPYRCSYCGKRFSQSGILETHQRSHTGEKPYRCSDCGKRFSQSGDLKTHQRTHTGEKPYCCSDCGKRFSRSGHLVSHQRTHKKS; from the exons ATGCACCAGGTGACGTTAAAAAAA CTCGACGCTGCGTCCTTCGAAAGCCTCTTCCCAGCCAGAGACGCCAACTTCAACTCGACAACTTTCATCCTTCATTCTTCAAACCGGACTCTACAG cagctgctaaacagaatcccgtgtgctgccatggacagtgtggagatggagtctgtccagattaaagaggagttccctgaacttgaacttgtcccctttacagtggagttctctgggctggcttccctccccattaaacaggagctctgtgagatgcaatgtgacagcagccagccagaggtctctgagattaaagcagagcacaatgaattggagattccccagacagaagaaccccttcctgtgaaacaagaagaggtgctggaaactgtccttaTTAAACGGGAGGCCCCTGAAGTAGGGTTTGaacacatggaaccagggaaggaagaatccgaggacttcaaaccaaacatccctgagctggagcctgtacgcctgcgggagtgtagcgtggtgctggagagaatctgcgtgagagagcaaggcgctagggaggaaggctctcccaacagcacgcaaggaggtggaaaggaagacgggcgctcccattcagaatgcagtctagcag gttccagtccagcagctaaagcgagggcgggcgctggagaatatcctgactgtgggaaaggtttcacccagttagggcATTATAAAACACAAcagagaactcacacaggagagaaaccatatcgctgcaCTCGCTGcaggaagagtttcagtcactcagGAACTTTGAAagcacaccagagaattcacaataaaccgtatcgctgctctgactgtgggaagagtttcagtagggtagaccaccttgtttcacaccagcgaactcacacaggagagaaaccttatcactgctctgactgtgggaagagtttccgttgGGTACACCactttaaaacacaccagcgaattcacacaggagagaaaccgtatcactgcactACATGCAGGAAGAGTTTCAATAGCCCAGgagacctgaaaacacaccagcgaactcacacaggagagaaaccgtatcgctgctctgactgtgggaagagttttagttaTTTAGGAAACTTGAAAGTACACCAGCGatctcacacaggagagaaaccgtatcgctgctctgactgtgggaagaggttcagtcactcgggagacatgaaaaaacaccagcgaactcacacaggagagaaaccgtatcgctgctcttactgtgggaagaggttcagtcagtCAGGCATCCTTGAAACACACCAGCGatctcacacaggagagaaaccgtatcgctgctctgactgtgggaagaggttcagtcagtcaggagacctgaaaacacaccagcgaactcacacaggagagaaaccgtattgctgctctgactgtgggaagaggttcagtcggtcaggacaccttgtttcacaccagcgaactcacaagAAATCGTAA
- the LOC117433831 gene encoding zinc finger protein CKR1-like isoform X2, protein MSKINSRDRTEDPSQLGVPLKQEVTRAGSDTERERAEPPDARTSQRRVYHLTICGDCGKTFSLPWNFKAHQRVHTGEKPYSCRLCGRRFSQLSNQRSHERTHRDPGPGRAVALLRIPPRPASQQHRDPAVYPCRECGRSFVGFGRVPGHQCAAKEQSQDPPNETPAGPESGGPPSQYAADPSELGAVVIKQEEEEESLSGDGEVERREEGSDHTQTCSTHTDQSGSPVPRPASTTAVSASPKPFVCPDCGKTFSLPWNFKAHQRVHTGEKPYSCRLCGRRFSQLSNQRSHERTHRDPGPGRAVALLRIAPGPPASFPCQLCGQIFVGFGGVPGHRCAGGEESSPRDSNPAQTPGS, encoded by the exons ATGTCTAAAATCAATTCACGTGACAGAACCGAAGATCCCTCTCAGCTCGGGGTTCCCCTTAAACAGGAAGTCACGCGTGCAGGAAGTGACACGGAGCGGGAGCGGGCGGAGCCTCCAGACGCCAGGACCAGTCAGAGGA GGGTGTATCACCTCACTATCTGTGGCGACTGTGGTAAGACTTTCTCTCTCCCGTGGAACTTCAAAGCGCACCAGCGCGTCCACACGGGAGAGAAGCCCTACAGCTGCCGGCTCTGCGGACGCCGCTTCAGCCAGCTCAGCAACCAGCGCTCCCACGAGAGGACTCACCGGGACCCGGGGCCGGGCCGGGCCGTGGCGCTGCTGAGGATCCCGCCTCGGCCCGCATCGCAGCAGCACCGGGACCCGGCCGTGTACCCCTGCCGGGAGTGCGGGCGCAGCTTCGTGGGCTTCGGGAGGGTGCCGGGGCACCAGTGCGCCGCAAAGGA GCAGAGTCAGGACCCCCCTAACGAGACGCCTGCCGGACCTGAATCTGGGGGTCCCCCCTCCCAGTACGCAGCGGACCCCTCGGAGTTGGGGGCAGTCGTCATcaaacaggaggaggaggaggagtcgtTGTCGGGGGACGGcgaggtggagaggagagaggagggatccGATCACACCCAGACCTGTAGTACCCACACTGACCAGAGCGGGAGCCCTGTACCCCGCCCAGCCAGCACGACAG ctgtcTCCGCGTCTCCCAAGCCCTTCGTTTGCCCCGACTGTGGTAAGACTTTCTCTCTCCCGTGGAACTTCAAAGCGCACCAGCGCGTCCACACGGGAGAGAAGCCCTACAGCTGCCGGCTCTGCGGACGCCGCTTCAGCCAGCTCAGCAACCAGCGCTCCCACGAGAGGACTCACCGGGACCCGGGGCCGGGCCGGGCCGTGGCGCTGCTGAGGATCGCGCCGGGGCCCCCAGCCTCGTTCCCATGCCAGCTCTGCGGACAGATCTTCGTGGGGTTCGGGGGTGTGCCGGGGCACCGCTGTGCGGGTGGCGAGGAGTCGTCTCCCCGTgattctaaccctgctcaaactcctggctcctga
- the LOC117433831 gene encoding zinc finger protein 660-like isoform X1: MTGVHSAATEAVMSQTEMSKINSRDRTEDPSQLGVPLKQEVTRAGSDTERERAEPPDARTSQRRVYHLTICGDCGKTFSLPWNFKAHQRVHTGEKPYSCRLCGRRFSQLSNQRSHERTHRDPGPGRAVALLRIPPRPASQQHRDPAVYPCRECGRSFVGFGRVPGHQCAAKEQSQDPPNETPAGPESGGPPSQYAADPSELGAVVIKQEEEEESLSGDGEVERREEGSDHTQTCSTHTDQSGSPVPRPASTTAVSASPKPFVCPDCGKTFSLPWNFKAHQRVHTGEKPYSCRLCGRRFSQLSNQRSHERTHRDPGPGRAVALLRIAPGPPASFPCQLCGQIFVGFGGVPGHRCAGGEESSPRDSNPAQTPGS; encoded by the exons ATGACAGGGGTGCATTCCGCAgcgacagaggcagtgat GTCCCAAACAGAGATGTCTAAAATCAATTCACGTGACAGAACCGAAGATCCCTCTCAGCTCGGGGTTCCCCTTAAACAGGAAGTCACGCGTGCAGGAAGTGACACGGAGCGGGAGCGGGCGGAGCCTCCAGACGCCAGGACCAGTCAGAGGA GGGTGTATCACCTCACTATCTGTGGCGACTGTGGTAAGACTTTCTCTCTCCCGTGGAACTTCAAAGCGCACCAGCGCGTCCACACGGGAGAGAAGCCCTACAGCTGCCGGCTCTGCGGACGCCGCTTCAGCCAGCTCAGCAACCAGCGCTCCCACGAGAGGACTCACCGGGACCCGGGGCCGGGCCGGGCCGTGGCGCTGCTGAGGATCCCGCCTCGGCCCGCATCGCAGCAGCACCGGGACCCGGCCGTGTACCCCTGCCGGGAGTGCGGGCGCAGCTTCGTGGGCTTCGGGAGGGTGCCGGGGCACCAGTGCGCCGCAAAGGA GCAGAGTCAGGACCCCCCTAACGAGACGCCTGCCGGACCTGAATCTGGGGGTCCCCCCTCCCAGTACGCAGCGGACCCCTCGGAGTTGGGGGCAGTCGTCATcaaacaggaggaggaggaggagtcgtTGTCGGGGGACGGcgaggtggagaggagagaggagggatccGATCACACCCAGACCTGTAGTACCCACACTGACCAGAGCGGGAGCCCTGTACCCCGCCCAGCCAGCACGACAG ctgtcTCCGCGTCTCCCAAGCCCTTCGTTTGCCCCGACTGTGGTAAGACTTTCTCTCTCCCGTGGAACTTCAAAGCGCACCAGCGCGTCCACACGGGAGAGAAGCCCTACAGCTGCCGGCTCTGCGGACGCCGCTTCAGCCAGCTCAGCAACCAGCGCTCCCACGAGAGGACTCACCGGGACCCGGGGCCGGGCCGGGCCGTGGCGCTGCTGAGGATCGCGCCGGGGCCCCCAGCCTCGTTCCCATGCCAGCTCTGCGGACAGATCTTCGTGGGGTTCGGGGGTGTGCCGGGGCACCGCTGTGCGGGTGGCGAGGAGTCGTCTCCCCGTgattctaaccctgctcaaactcctggctcctga